Proteins encoded by one window of uncultured Bacteroides sp.:
- the tsaD gene encoding tRNA (adenosine(37)-N6)-threonylcarbamoyltransferase complex transferase subunit TsaD codes for MDTIILGIESSCDDTSAAVIRNGVLLSNVVASQAVHEAYGGVVPELASRAHQQNIVPVVNEALKRANVTKEELSAVAFTRGPGLMGSLLVGVSFAKGFARSLNIPMVDVNHLNGHVLAHFIKEQDEDADQPRFPFLCLLVSGGNSQIILVKAYNDMEVLGQTIDDAAGEAIDKCSKVMGLGYPGGPIIDKMARQGNPKAFAFSKPHIPGYNYSFSGLKTSFLYSLRDYLKEDPDFIEHHKNDLAASLEATIVDILMNKLRKVAKDYNIKEVAVAGGVSANNGLRNAFREHAVKYGWKVYIPKFSYTTDNAAMIAITGYFKYLNKEFCPMELPAFSRVTM; via the coding sequence ATGGATACAATTATATTAGGAATTGAATCTTCATGTGATGACACTTCGGCTGCTGTAATAAGAAACGGAGTGTTATTGTCTAATGTGGTTGCCAGTCAGGCAGTGCATGAAGCGTATGGTGGCGTGGTGCCGGAACTTGCTTCTCGGGCACATCAACAAAATATAGTTCCTGTAGTCAATGAAGCTTTAAAAAGAGCTAATGTGACTAAAGAGGAATTAAGTGCGGTGGCTTTTACGCGTGGTCCGGGATTAATGGGATCGTTATTGGTGGGTGTTTCTTTTGCAAAAGGATTTGCTCGTTCTTTAAATATTCCTATGGTGGATGTTAATCACCTGAATGGACACGTTTTAGCTCATTTTATTAAAGAACAGGATGAAGATGCTGATCAGCCTAGATTTCCTTTTCTTTGCTTGTTGGTTTCCGGAGGTAATTCTCAGATTATACTGGTAAAGGCATATAATGACATGGAAGTGCTGGGCCAGACAATTGATGATGCTGCCGGAGAAGCCATTGATAAGTGTTCTAAAGTAATGGGACTTGGTTATCCAGGTGGCCCTATTATTGATAAAATGGCGCGCCAGGGTAACCCGAAGGCATTTGCTTTCAGTAAACCCCATATTCCGGGATACAATTATAGTTTCAGCGGATTGAAAACGTCTTTCCTTTATTCGTTACGTGATTATTTAAAAGAGGATCCTGATTTTATAGAACATCATAAAAATGATTTGGCAGCTTCTCTGGAAGCAACTATCGTAGATATTCTAATGAATAAACTCAGAAAAGTAGCAAAAGATTATAATATAAAAGAAGTAGCTGTTGCCGGAGGTGTTTCTGCTAATAACGGACTTCGTAACGCTTTCCGTGAACATGCTGTTAAATACGGCTGGAAGGTTTATATTCCAAAGTTTAGTTATACAACAGATAATGCGGCTATGATTGCCATTACAGGATATTTTAAATATCTGAATAAAGAATTTTGCCCAATGGAATTGCCCGCTTTCTCAAGGGTGACAATGTAA
- a CDS encoding CinA family nicotinamide mononucleotide deamidase-related protein, whose amino-acid sequence MFVEIITIGDELLIGQVVDTNSAWMGKELNNVGFEVIRVTSVRDRENEILEAVDAAMKRVDIVLMTGGLGPTKDDITKYTLCKYFGTELVFSDMVFENIKRILANRITMNPLNKAQAMVPRDCTVINNRVGTASVSWFEKNSKVLVSMPGVPQEMKTNMSEEIIPRLCSRYKMGAIVHKTYTVKNYPESVLAITLTDWENQLPECIKLAYLPKSGIIRLRLTGRGNNEEEIKQIVLKEGAKLYDILGDNVLDENDSPLEEIVGSMLKERNLTLSTAESCTGGNIAARITSVPGCSVYFKGSVVAYSNEVKKGLLNVSEDTLNRFGAVSEEVVKEMLNGAMNSLKTDCAVAVSGIAGPDGGTAEKPVGTVWIAAAYGKTILTQKQEVDFGRELNVERATNNALLLLQKVLF is encoded by the coding sequence ATGTTTGTAGAAATTATAACAATAGGTGATGAGTTGCTCATAGGTCAGGTAGTTGATACCAACTCTGCCTGGATGGGAAAAGAACTGAATAACGTTGGATTTGAAGTGATCCGTGTTACTTCAGTTAGAGATAGAGAAAATGAAATTCTGGAAGCAGTTGATGCTGCGATGAAAAGGGTTGATATTGTTTTAATGACTGGTGGATTAGGCCCCACTAAAGATGATATTACAAAGTATACTCTTTGTAAGTACTTTGGTACTGAACTAGTCTTTAGTGATATGGTTTTTGAAAATATAAAAAGAATTCTGGCCAACAGGATTACTATGAATCCTTTGAATAAGGCTCAGGCAATGGTTCCTAGGGATTGCACGGTAATAAATAACCGCGTAGGAACTGCTTCTGTGAGCTGGTTTGAGAAGAATAGCAAAGTGCTGGTTTCTATGCCTGGTGTACCTCAGGAAATGAAAACGAATATGAGTGAGGAGATTATTCCAAGACTCTGTTCTCGTTATAAAATGGGAGCTATTGTTCACAAAACCTATACGGTGAAAAATTACCCGGAATCGGTGCTGGCTATAACCTTGACTGATTGGGAGAATCAGTTACCTGAATGTATAAAGTTGGCTTATTTGCCAAAATCGGGTATTATTCGCTTACGACTCACCGGTCGGGGAAATAATGAAGAAGAGATAAAACAGATTGTTCTTAAAGAGGGGGCAAAGCTTTATGATATTTTGGGCGATAATGTATTAGATGAGAATGATTCTCCTTTGGAAGAGATTGTTGGGAGTATGCTGAAAGAACGAAACCTGACCCTTTCAACGGCAGAAAGTTGCACTGGTGGAAATATTGCGGCACGTATAACGTCAGTTCCCGGGTGTTCTGTTTACTTTAAAGGAAGTGTGGTTGCTTATTCTAATGAAGTTAAGAAAGGATTACTTAATGTGTCTGAAGATACGCTCAATAGATTTGGTGCTGTTAGCGAGGAGGTTGTGAAAGAAATGCTGAACGGTGCGATGAATTCGCTTAAAACTGATTGTGCAGTAGCTGTTTCCGGAATAGCAGGACCTGATGGAGGTACGGCTGAAAAGCCCGTAGGGACAGTGTGGATTGCTGCAGCGTATGGGAAAACTATTCTAACGCAAAAGCAGGAAGTAGATTTTGGAAGAGAGCTAAATGTGGAGCGAGCAACTAATAATGCACTTTTATTGCTTCAGAAAGTATTGTTTTGA
- a CDS encoding HU family DNA-binding protein, with protein MNNKEFITELSNRLGYSAKETSDLVSSAISVVSEQLQEENAVIVQGFGTFEVKKKLERISVNPATKQRMLVPPKLVINFKPSNVIKDKFK; from the coding sequence TTGAACAATAAAGAATTTATCACAGAATTATCCAATCGATTGGGATACTCGGCAAAAGAAACGTCTGATCTTGTTTCTTCTGCCATCTCTGTTGTGTCAGAGCAATTGCAAGAAGAAAATGCTGTTATTGTTCAGGGATTTGGAACGTTCGAAGTGAAAAAGAAATTAGAGCGAATTTCAGTTAATCCTGCTACCAAACAAAGGATGCTTGTACCCCCAAAACTGGTGATAAACTTTAAGCCAAGTAATGTAATTAAAGATAAGTTTAAATAA
- the rimO gene encoding 30S ribosomal protein S12 methylthiotransferase RimO produces MKKNTIDLITLGCSKNLVDSEQLIRQLEKNGYSVTHDSESPEGEIAVINTCGFIGDAKEESINMILDFAQAKEEGRLKKLYVMGCLSERYLKELSSEIPLVDKFYGKFNWKGLLNDLGKVYDERIHVERSLTTPKHYAYLKISEGCDRKCAYCAIPIITGGHVSRSMEDILDEVKYLVSNGVKEFQIIAQELTYYGVDLYKKQMLPELIEKISDIPGVEWIRLHYAYPAHFPKDLFRVMRERSNVCKYMDIALQHISDNMLSMMKRHVTKEETYALMEQFRKEVPGIHLRTTLMVGHPGETEADFEELKEFVRRVKFDRMGAFTYSEEEGTYSADNYEDVISHEIKQERLDELMEIQQGVSAELTATKVGQCFKVIIDRKEGDYYIGRTEFDSPEVDPEVLILAADEQLEIGHFYQVKVTDADDFDLYAQVIKD; encoded by the coding sequence ATGAAAAAAAATACAATTGATTTAATTACTTTAGGGTGTTCTAAAAACTTAGTAGATTCTGAGCAACTGATTCGTCAGTTAGAGAAAAATGGTTATAGTGTAACTCATGATTCAGAATCACCGGAAGGGGAAATTGCAGTAATCAATACCTGCGGGTTTATTGGTGACGCGAAAGAAGAGTCTATTAACATGATATTGGACTTTGCTCAGGCAAAGGAAGAGGGCCGACTGAAGAAGTTATATGTTATGGGATGCCTTTCGGAGCGTTATTTAAAGGAACTCTCTTCCGAAATCCCTTTGGTAGACAAGTTTTACGGTAAGTTTAACTGGAAAGGTTTACTTAATGATCTTGGAAAGGTTTATGATGAACGTATACATGTTGAGCGTTCACTTACCACTCCCAAGCATTATGCATATTTGAAGATATCAGAAGGTTGCGACAGAAAATGCGCGTATTGTGCAATTCCAATTATTACCGGAGGTCATGTCTCAAGAAGCATGGAAGATATACTTGACGAAGTTAAATATCTTGTTTCTAATGGCGTTAAAGAGTTTCAGATAATTGCTCAGGAACTCACCTATTACGGCGTTGATTTATATAAGAAGCAAATGCTTCCCGAATTAATAGAGAAGATATCTGATATTCCAGGAGTAGAATGGATTCGTTTGCATTATGCTTATCCTGCACATTTTCCAAAAGATTTGTTTAGGGTAATGCGTGAGCGAAGCAATGTATGTAAATACATGGATATTGCTTTGCAGCATATTAGCGATAATATGTTGTCAATGATGAAAAGGCACGTTACTAAAGAGGAAACTTATGCTTTGATGGAACAATTCCGGAAGGAAGTTCCTGGAATTCATTTGAGAACAACTTTAATGGTGGGACATCCAGGAGAAACAGAAGCCGATTTTGAAGAACTAAAGGAATTTGTCAGACGGGTTAAATTTGATAGGATGGGAGCTTTCACTTACTCGGAAGAGGAGGGAACATATTCTGCTGATAATTACGAAGATGTTATTTCTCATGAAATTAAGCAAGAAAGACTTGATGAATTAATGGAAATACAGCAAGGTGTCTCTGCCGAATTGACTGCTACAAAGGTTGGTCAATGTTTTAAAGTAATAATTGATAGAAAAGAAGGTGATTATTATATTGGACGTACGGAATTTGACTCTCCGGAGGTCGATCCAGAAGTCCTGATATTGGCAGCTGATGAGCAACTTGAAATAGGGCACTTCTATCAGGTGAAAGTTACTGATGCTGATGATTTTGATCTTTACGCACAGGTAATCAAAGACTGA
- a CDS encoding DUF4295 domain-containing protein — protein MAKKTVASLQDGTKEGRSYTKVIKMVKSPKTGAYAFDEKMVPNEKVQDFFKK, from the coding sequence ATGGCAAAGAAAACAGTAGCAAGTTTGCAAGACGGAACCAAAGAAGGTCGTTCTTATACAAAGGTTATCAAAATGGTGAAATCTCCGAAAACTGGAGCTTACGCTTTTGACGAAAAAATGGTACCTAACGAAAAAGTTCAAGACTTTTTTAAGAAATAA
- the rpmG gene encoding 50S ribosomal protein L33, translating to MAKKAKGNRVQVILECTEHKDSGMPGTSRYITTKNRKNTTERIELKKYNSILKRVTVHKEIK from the coding sequence ATGGCAAAGAAAGCAAAAGGTAATAGAGTACAGGTTATCCTAGAGTGCACAGAACACAAGGATAGCGGTATGCCGGGAACTTCCCGTTACATTACAACGAAGAACAGAAAAAATACTACAGAAAGAATTGAGTTGAAGAAATATAATTCAATTTTGAAAAGAGTAACAGTACACAAAGAAATTAAATAA
- a CDS encoding lipid-A-disaccharide synthase N-terminal domain-containing protein: MMIMYVIGFLAQAFFSARILFQWILSEKAKRVVSPSIFWILSVLGAYLLVIYGWMRNDFSILLGQFISYYIYIWNLHEKGAWKRVHVLLRTVLLLTPIIAIIFVCNNADEFIASFLKNDKVPLWLLIFGSMGQIIFTLRFVYQMVYSAKRKESILPIGFWVISLIGSSVIISYGVFRLDPVLILGQAVGFVAYFRNIMIARKDYKYRLNEDE, from the coding sequence ATGATGATAATGTATGTTATCGGGTTTCTGGCCCAAGCGTTCTTTTCAGCGCGCATCTTGTTTCAATGGATTTTATCTGAAAAAGCAAAGAGGGTTGTTTCACCTTCTATCTTTTGGATTCTAAGCGTTTTAGGAGCTTACTTGCTGGTTATTTATGGCTGGATGAGAAACGATTTTTCCATTCTGCTGGGACAGTTTATATCTTATTACATTTATATATGGAACCTTCACGAGAAAGGTGCCTGGAAACGGGTGCATGTTTTATTACGGACTGTATTGCTGCTAACTCCGATTATTGCTATTATATTTGTCTGTAACAATGCGGATGAATTCATTGCATCGTTTCTGAAGAATGACAAAGTGCCGTTGTGGTTGCTAATTTTCGGTTCAATGGGACAGATTATATTCACTCTTCGGTTTGTATACCAAATGGTTTATTCGGCCAAAAGAAAAGAATCTATCTTGCCTATTGGTTTCTGGGTTATCAGTCTTATAGGCTCTTCTGTGATTATCTCCTATGGAGTATTCCGTCTGGATCCCGTTTTGATACTTGGTCAGGCAGTGGGTTTTGTGGCATACTTCCGGAATATAATGATTGCACGTAAAGACTATAAATATAGATTAAATGAAGACGAATAA
- a CDS encoding glycosyltransferase family 39 protein produces MKTNKYFLLLLVFLPLLLLRDFTPDNELKYLSIADEAIRNGNFFTFTNHGEVYADKPPLYLWIVMLGKLLFGVHSMLFLGLFSVIPALVILYIMDKWVEESTDKNNRLSGLLMMITSGYFIGAGVVLRMDMLMCMFIVLALYTFYQMFVGKGTKWSGLLFAVYVFMALFTKGPIGILVPLLSVIAFLAVKGQLRTLGHYWGVKTWIVLLIGAAIWFTGVFVEGGYNYLHNLLFNQTVNRAVDSFHHKKPFYYYFEVIWYCLAPWSLLYIGLIFAGIKAKLINTDLEKFFLTIITVTFVCLSLISSKVEVYMLPAFPFFGYLTVLLLQKIKLNKRVSLLIAIPVTLLGLAFPAVCVLGRYPSMAFLNNPLIYAVSGCLLIICAISLFYLYKQKNLNRSVNTLAIGLLLIIFSGSFFVSSFNEYIGYGELSKKGKELALENGIDSYYFYNVGRAENMDAYLNQELKEVKESDLNKMQDKKAILFLSTKDIQNNPLLSKMVEGKEKCIEGKFSIVVFKQVK; encoded by the coding sequence ATGAAGACGAATAAATACTTTCTGCTGTTGCTGGTGTTCCTTCCTCTATTGCTTTTGCGGGACTTTACACCGGATAATGAGTTGAAATATCTTAGTATTGCCGATGAAGCTATACGTAATGGTAACTTCTTTACTTTCACAAATCATGGAGAGGTATATGCTGACAAACCACCGCTCTATTTGTGGATTGTAATGTTGGGGAAGTTACTTTTTGGCGTGCACAGTATGTTGTTCCTGGGATTATTCTCTGTAATTCCGGCCTTGGTTATATTGTATATAATGGACAAATGGGTTGAGGAAAGTACTGATAAAAATAATCGTTTGTCGGGGTTATTGATGATGATTACCAGTGGTTACTTCATTGGTGCAGGTGTTGTTTTACGAATGGACATGCTGATGTGTATGTTTATTGTGCTTGCACTGTATACTTTCTATCAGATGTTTGTTGGAAAAGGTACAAAGTGGAGCGGTCTTCTGTTTGCTGTGTACGTTTTCATGGCTTTATTTACTAAAGGTCCAATTGGAATTTTGGTCCCGTTATTATCAGTTATAGCTTTTCTTGCAGTGAAAGGACAATTAAGAACTTTAGGACACTATTGGGGAGTTAAAACATGGATTGTTCTATTGATAGGTGCCGCCATTTGGTTTACTGGTGTTTTTGTAGAGGGAGGATATAATTATTTGCATAATTTATTGTTTAATCAGACAGTAAACAGAGCAGTGGACTCTTTCCATCATAAGAAACCTTTTTATTACTATTTTGAAGTAATATGGTATTGTCTTGCTCCGTGGTCTTTACTTTATATCGGCTTAATTTTTGCCGGAATCAAGGCTAAATTGATTAATACAGATTTGGAGAAGTTCTTCCTGACCATTATCACGGTAACTTTTGTTTGTCTCTCTCTGATAAGTTCTAAAGTGGAAGTTTATATGCTTCCGGCATTCCCTTTCTTTGGATATCTTACAGTACTATTACTGCAAAAAATAAAGCTAAATAAAAGAGTGTCTTTATTAATAGCAATTCCAGTAACATTACTTGGACTGGCATTTCCCGCTGTCTGTGTATTAGGCAGGTATCCTTCAATGGCATTTTTAAATAATCCCTTGATTTATGCGGTATCTGGCTGTTTATTAATTATATGTGCCATTTCTCTCTTTTATTTATATAAGCAAAAGAATTTGAATAGATCGGTTAATACGTTGGCGATAGGATTGCTCCTGATTATTTTTTCAGGATCATTTTTTGTTTCTTCTTTTAATGAATATATTGGATACGGGGAGTTAAGTAAAAAAGGGAAAGAACTCGCTTTAGAAAACGGGATTGATTCATATTATTTTTATAACGTTGGAAGAGCAGAAAATATGGATGCTTATCTCAACCAAGAGTTGAAGGAAGTGAAAGAATCTGATTTAAACAAGATGCAGGACAAGAAAGCAATTCTGTTTCTTAGCACAAAAGATATTCAAAACAATCCTTTGCTAAGCAAAATGGTAGAAGGGAAAGAAAAATGTATAGAAGGTAAGTTTTCTATCGTAGTTTTTAAGCAGGTGAAATGA
- the rpmB gene encoding 50S ribosomal protein L28, protein MSKICQITGKKAMIGNNVSHSKRRTKRTFDVNLFTKKFYYVEQDCWISISLSAAGLRTINKKGLDAALNDAVTKGYCDWKSIKIIA, encoded by the coding sequence ATGTCGAAGATTTGTCAAATTACCGGAAAGAAAGCCATGATTGGCAACAATGTTTCACACTCAAAGAGAAGAACTAAAAGAACCTTTGATGTAAACTTGTTTACTAAGAAGTTCTACTATGTAGAGCAAGATTGTTGGATCAGTATAAGCCTTAGCGCTGCTGGTTTACGAACTATTAATAAAAAAGGGTTAGATGCAGCATTGAATGATGCAGTAACTAAAGGGTATTGTGATTGGAAAAGCATTAAAATAATTGCTTAA
- the ftsY gene encoding signal recognition particle-docking protein FtsY — protein MGFFSFFSKEKKETLDKGLSKTKESVFSKITRAVAGKSKVDDEVLDNLEEVLITSDVGVETTLNIIKRIEARVASDKYVNAQELNKILRDEIAGLLKENNSEDEEDFSTPTGKSPYVIMVVGVNGVGKTTTIGKMAFQFKKAGKSVYLGAADTFRAAAVEQLVIWGDRVGVPVVKQKMGADPASVAYDTLSSAVANNADVVIIDTAGRLHNKVNLMNELTKIKSVMKKVIPDAPHEVLLVLDGSTGQNAFEQAKQFTLATEVTSLAITKLDGTAKGGVVIGISDQFKIPVKYIGLGEGIEDLQVFRKREFVDSLFGED, from the coding sequence ATGGGATTTTTTAGTTTTTTTTCCAAAGAAAAGAAAGAGACATTAGACAAGGGATTGTCTAAGACCAAAGAAAGCGTCTTTAGCAAGATTACCAGAGCTGTAGCTGGTAAATCAAAAGTAGACGATGAAGTCCTGGATAATTTGGAAGAAGTTTTAATTACCTCGGATGTAGGGGTTGAGACGACTTTAAATATTATCAAGCGCATAGAAGCGAGAGTAGCTTCTGACAAATATGTAAATGCACAAGAACTAAATAAGATCCTTCGGGATGAGATTGCTGGGCTATTAAAAGAAAATAACTCTGAAGATGAAGAGGATTTTAGCACGCCTACAGGTAAAAGCCCATATGTGATTATGGTGGTTGGAGTGAATGGTGTTGGTAAAACAACTACTATTGGCAAAATGGCCTTTCAATTCAAAAAAGCAGGTAAGAGTGTTTATTTAGGTGCTGCAGATACTTTCCGTGCTGCTGCTGTTGAACAGTTGGTTATTTGGGGAGATAGGGTTGGAGTTCCTGTTGTTAAACAAAAAATGGGTGCAGACCCAGCTTCTGTTGCTTATGATACTTTGAGCTCTGCTGTGGCAAATAATGCTGATGTAGTTATTATTGATACTGCAGGTCGCTTGCATAACAAAGTGAATTTAATGAATGAACTGACAAAGATAAAGAGCGTAATGAAGAAAGTTATTCCTGATGCTCCTCATGAAGTTTTATTGGTGTTAGATGGTTCAACAGGACAAAATGCATTTGAACAGGCAAAGCAGTTTACATTAGCTACAGAAGTGACATCTTTAGCTATTACAAAACTGGATGGAACTGCTAAAGGAGGTGTTGTAATTGGTATTTCTGATCAGTTCAAAATTCCAGTGAAATACATCGGACTAGGAGAGGGAATAGAAGATTTGCAGGTATTCCGCAAAAGAGAATTTGTTGATTCGTTATTTGGTGAAGATTGA
- a CDS encoding NAD-dependent epimerase/dehydratase family protein, giving the protein MKKILVTGAAGFIGYYLVKRLLERGDEVVGIDNINEYYDVKLKYCRLKEAGINQEEITDRKSVQSSLYPHYRFFKIDLTEREEINKLFENERFDIVCNLAAQAGVRYSIDHPFTYIDSNIVGFANILESCRQNKVEHFVYASSSSIYGLNDKIPYSEDDQVDKPVSLYAATKKANELMAHSYSHLYHLPTTGVRFFTVYGPWGRPDMAPYLFMKSIIDGNPIKVFNNGNLERDFTYIDDIIDGLEKIVDAPSLDQTPYKIYNIGNSNPVKLMDFIHAIEKTTGKNAVKEYMGMQPGDVYRTYADTTHLERDFGYKPDTSIQDGINKFYKWYVEYSN; this is encoded by the coding sequence ATGAAGAAAATTTTAGTAACAGGTGCAGCCGGATTTATAGGCTATTATCTTGTAAAGAGATTATTGGAACGCGGCGATGAGGTGGTTGGCATAGATAATATCAATGAGTATTATGACGTTAAACTGAAATATTGTCGTTTGAAAGAGGCTGGCATAAATCAGGAAGAAATAACTGATAGAAAATCGGTTCAAAGTAGTTTGTATCCGCATTATCGCTTTTTTAAAATAGATCTGACCGAAAGGGAGGAAATCAATAAACTTTTTGAAAATGAAAGATTTGATATAGTTTGTAATCTGGCGGCTCAGGCCGGAGTGCGTTACTCTATTGATCATCCATTTACTTATATAGACTCAAATATAGTTGGTTTTGCCAATATTCTTGAGTCGTGCAGACAGAACAAAGTTGAGCATTTTGTATATGCCAGTTCCAGCAGTATATATGGGCTGAATGATAAAATACCTTATTCGGAAGATGATCAGGTAGACAAGCCGGTAAGTTTGTATGCTGCCACTAAAAAGGCAAATGAACTTATGGCGCATTCTTATAGCCATTTATATCATCTGCCTACTACAGGTGTGCGTTTCTTTACAGTTTATGGTCCTTGGGGAAGACCGGATATGGCTCCCTATCTTTTTATGAAATCAATTATAGACGGGAATCCTATAAAAGTATTTAATAATGGAAACTTGGAGCGCGATTTTACTTACATTGATGACATTATTGATGGACTGGAAAAAATTGTAGATGCTCCGTCTCTTGACCAAACACCATACAAAATATACAATATAGGAAATTCCAATCCGGTAAAGCTGATGGACTTCATTCATGCTATTGAAAAGACCACTGGTAAGAATGCTGTTAAAGAATATATGGGTATGCAACCTGGAGACGTTTATAGAACTTATGCAGATACAACTCATTTAGAAAGGGATTTTGGATACAAACCAGATACAAGTATTCAGGATGGTATTAATAAATTTTATAAATGGTACGTGGAATATAGCAATTAA
- a CDS encoding HU family DNA-binding protein, with product MGERINIQNLIDLLAAKKGISKKDAETFLKEMFAIIEQALQTDKYVKIKGLGTFKLIDVDSRESVNVNTGERIEIQGHTKISFTPEAGIRDLINKPFAHFETVILNEGVVFDDVSSADLNSDNEDESENYVEENTISEKTKSVIEEAISPVIQIPSESITKDSEINEEEESFDVEELVGSSEQDLSIPEPAIDKTEDSKIIDGVRDSFDDSIAKVTEITAPTIELTEEEIKCSPQKTEQKPFVEDNKVTENAQPIVASVETNAQVLKDTPSVKDQQQPKDEEMVIEEPVKNQKLLIEELISAAETEKKVQDYSGGRYSIVYFISMLLFLVVFVSAIFVFIYNPDYILNMLPESSENKVDSVMVDANKEKVDSFALTHPAPARSREEIKRDLTRIDSISALASGTNNEKKNKQEADNKQKSGDIKKTALEKKDPNDYKIVGTIEAYTVKKGESIVRISQHYYNSKDLWTLIVKHNSATITNPDNVPAGTVIKIPKLSSK from the coding sequence ATGGGTGAAAGAATAAACATACAGAATCTGATAGATTTATTGGCTGCAAAGAAGGGGATAAGCAAGAAGGATGCTGAGACTTTCCTTAAGGAGATGTTTGCTATTATAGAGCAAGCTCTTCAAACAGACAAGTACGTAAAGATTAAGGGTCTGGGTACCTTTAAATTGATTGATGTAGATAGTAGGGAGAGCGTAAATGTCAATACCGGTGAGAGGATAGAGATACAAGGACATACCAAGATTTCTTTTACCCCCGAAGCGGGCATTCGTGACTTGATAAACAAACCTTTTGCACATTTTGAAACAGTTATTTTAAATGAAGGTGTTGTTTTTGACGATGTAAGTTCGGCTGATCTAAATTCTGATAATGAAGATGAATCCGAAAATTACGTAGAAGAAAATACTATTTCAGAGAAGACTAAATCTGTTATTGAAGAAGCTATTAGTCCAGTTATACAGATACCTTCTGAAAGTATAACTAAAGATTCTGAAATAAACGAGGAAGAAGAGAGCTTTGATGTAGAGGAGCTTGTTGGTTCCTCTGAACAAGATTTATCAATTCCTGAACCTGCTATAGATAAGACAGAAGATTCTAAAATTATTGATGGTGTAAGAGATTCTTTTGATGATAGCATTGCTAAGGTAACCGAAATAACTGCTCCAACTATTGAATTAACAGAAGAAGAAATTAAATGTAGTCCCCAAAAAACAGAGCAAAAACCATTTGTAGAAGATAATAAAGTGACTGAAAATGCTCAGCCCATTGTTGCTTCAGTTGAGACAAATGCTCAAGTCTTAAAGGATACTCCATCTGTTAAGGATCAACAGCAACCGAAGGATGAAGAGATGGTAATAGAAGAGCCTGTCAAGAATCAGAAACTCTTAATTGAAGAACTTATTTCTGCGGCAGAGACAGAGAAAAAAGTTCAGGATTATTCGGGTGGAAGATATTCAATTGTTTATTTCATAAGCATGTTGCTTTTCCTTGTTGTTTTTGTTAGTGCTATATTTGTTTTTATTTATAACCCGGATTACATACTGAATATGTTGCCTGAATCTTCTGAAAATAAGGTGGATTCTGTTATGGTCGATGCTAATAAAGAAAAGGTGGATTCTTTTGCGCTTACCCATCCGGCTCCTGCCAGATCGAGAGAGGAGATTAAAAGAGATCTGACAAGAATAGATAGTATTAGTGCACTGGCTTCTGGTACAAATAATGAAAAGAAGAATAAACAGGAAGCTGATAATAAGCAGAAATCAGGCGATATTAAAAAGACCGCTCTTGAAAAGAAAGATCCTAACGACTATAAGATTGTTGGAACAATAGAGGCTTATACGGTTAAAAAAGGAGAGTCTATAGTAAGAATATCACAGCATTATTATAATTCAAAAGACCTGTGGACGCTTATAGTGAAGCATAATTCAGCAACTATAACTAATCCCGATAACGTTCCGGCAGGGACCGTAATTAAAATTCCAAAACTGAGTTCTAAATAA